The genomic window GTCCGCGTGTGGCCTGGCGTCATTAGGTAGTCTCTCACGTAGCCCCTCGTGTGGCGTCATCCTGTGAACCTCCCCAGGGCCGGAAGGCAGCAAGGATAAGCGGGCTCTGGCGGGTGCACGAGGGGTCCTTACTTTGTCCTCCGGACACGCACTGTCGGGGCACGTCGTTTGTTCTTGTCAGACCCTCGACGGAGAATGGCGCGGTCGTTCAGGAGGTGGCAGGAGTGGCACTCGCCCTCTATCGCAAGTACCGGCCGCGCACCTTCGCCGAGATCATCGGCCAAGAGCACGTGACCGAGCCGCTGTCGCAGGCGCTGCGCAGCGGGCGGCTCAACCATGCGTACCTGTTCTCCGGCCCACGTGGCTGCGGCAAGACCTCCAGCGCACGCATCCTGGCCCGCTCGCTCAACTGTGAGCAGGGCCCCACCCCCGATCCGTGCGGCGAGTGTCTGTCCTGTAAGTCGCTGGCCAACGACGGTGCCGGCTCGATCGACGTCATCGAGATCGACGCGGCCAGCCACGGTGGTGTCGACGATGCTCGTGAGTTGCGGGAGAAAGCGTTCTTCGCGCCCGCCAACAGCCGTTACAAGATCTATGTCATCGACGAGGCGCACATGGTCTCGTCGGCCGGTTTCAACGCGCTGCTCAAGCTCGTCGAGGAGCCGCCGGACTATGTGAAGTTCATCTTCGCCACCACCGAACCGGACAAGGTCCTCGGCACCATCCGGTCCCGCACCCATCACTACCCGTTCCGGCTCATCCCGCCGGCGGTTCTCCGGCCCTACCTGCAGAAACTCACTGAGGCCGAGGGCGTCACCGTCGAGCCGTCGGTCTTGCCGCTGGTCGTGCGGGCCGGTGGCGGCAGCGCCCGGGACTCGCTGTCGATCCTCGACCAGTTGATCGCCGGTTCCGGGCCGGCCGGAGTCACCTACTCGGGTGCGGTCGCCCTGCTCGGGGTCACCGACTCCGCCCTGATCGACGAGATGTGCGAGGCGATCGCCGCCGGCCAGGGCGCGGCTGCCTACGCCACCATCGACCGGGTCGCCGACGCCGGGCACGAGCCCCGCCGCTTCGCCTCCGACCTGCTCGAACGCTTCCGCGACTTGATCATCCTGCAGCAGGTTCCGGACGCCGTCGCCAAGGGCCTCATCGACGGCCCCGCCGACCAGCTCGAGGCGATGGCCGTGCAGGCCGCCTCGCTGGGCGCCGCCACCCTGTCCCGTTGCGCGGACATCCTGCACAACGGCCTGATCGAGATGCGTGGCACCACCGCCCCCCGCCTGCTGCTGGAACTGGTCACCGCCCGCATGCTGCTGCCCGGCGCGGACGCTTCGACATCGGCGCTGCTGCAGCGGTTGGAGCGTTTAGAGCAAGGCGTTGTCGTACGGGGGGAGCTCCCCGCCTCCACCCCCGCCCCGATCGACGCGCCCGGTGGTGCCGCACAGCCGCCGTTCGCCGGTGCTCCGTCCGGTGACCAGGCCGCCGCGTCCGACGGCGCCGCCCGTGGCGGGAAAGCGGCCGCGATGGCTGCCGCCCGTGCCGCACTGAGCCGACAGTCCGCTGGTCCGGCCCGCCCGGTCTCCCCGGCCCCCGCCGCTCCGGCCTCCCCGGCACCTGTCGCTGCGGCTCCCGCTGTCCCGGCTTCCGGTTCCGCCGGTCCGGCTTCCGGTTCTGGTGCGGGCTCGGCTGGACAGGCTTCCGGGTCGGCCAGGCACACGGACTCGGGAGCCACCGGTGCCGAGCCTGACTGGAACCAGGTCGCCGCCGGCCGGGAGTCGGCTCCGGCCGACGCCGGGTATGACGACGAACCACCCCCGTGGGACGAGGAACCGCCGGAGCCGGACGAGCCGATCCGCCGCGCCCCCGCGGGAGCGCGCCCTCCGGCCCGATCCAACGCCGCCGAGTCTGAATCATCGGCCAGCGACGCTCGACGGCCTGCCAGCAATGCCCCGCAGTCCGGGGGCGAGGCTCCCCAGCCTGCAGATGACGCAATGCGGCCGGACGACGACGCAACCCAGCCCGTGGGCGACGCGCCTGACTCTGAGGGCATCGCTTCGGCGGTTCGGACGGACGGTCGGCTGGAGCAGGTTCGGGCCGCCTGGCAGGCGCTCGGGCAGCACCAGTCCAAGGTCAAGGCGATGCAGGACTACGGCATCGGGGTCCGCGAGGTGGACGGCGAACTGATCGTGTTCGCCGCTCCGACTCAGGCCCTGGTGGACCGCTTCCTGAACTGGAAGGACGCCATCGCCGCCGAGTTCCGCAAATCCCCTGGTGGGAACTGGCGGATCCGTTGCGAGGTCGGCGGCATCGACGTGCCCTCGGCTCGTTCCGGCACGAGTTCCCGCACCGGCTCCGGCCAGGGGCAAGGCGGTGCCCACCCGGCGGCAGGCGGTGCTCACCAGGGGACAGCGGGTCCGCCCGGCCGGGCTGCTCCCGAGCGGAATGCCGCGGCCTCCTCCGCGGCTCCCGAGCGGAACACCGGTCGCACCGAATCCCGTCCGTCCCGGCCCGAGCCGGCCCCGGCCGCCGACGCCGACGACGAGTGGCCGGCACCATCCGGCGCCGCGGCACCAACCAGAAATGACGCCGGGACATCGACTCCGGCCGCAGGTCAGTCTGGCTCTGCGGGGTTGTCTGGCGCTGACGGTTCCGGGCGGTCGAATTCGGACGTGAGCCGGCCCGCATCTGCTCGCACTGGTGATTCCGGGCGGGTGGAAGCGCCTTCGGGTGACTCCGGGTGGCCTGAACCGGCCCGGCCTGGTGGATCGGGATCGGGTGCTGACGATTCGGCGGATAACGAGTGGCCGGAACCGGTCAAACCGGGCAG from Actinoplanes derwentensis includes these protein-coding regions:
- a CDS encoding DNA polymerase III subunit gamma and tau; amino-acid sequence: MALALYRKYRPRTFAEIIGQEHVTEPLSQALRSGRLNHAYLFSGPRGCGKTSSARILARSLNCEQGPTPDPCGECLSCKSLANDGAGSIDVIEIDAASHGGVDDARELREKAFFAPANSRYKIYVIDEAHMVSSAGFNALLKLVEEPPDYVKFIFATTEPDKVLGTIRSRTHHYPFRLIPPAVLRPYLQKLTEAEGVTVEPSVLPLVVRAGGGSARDSLSILDQLIAGSGPAGVTYSGAVALLGVTDSALIDEMCEAIAAGQGAAAYATIDRVADAGHEPRRFASDLLERFRDLIILQQVPDAVAKGLIDGPADQLEAMAVQAASLGAATLSRCADILHNGLIEMRGTTAPRLLLELVTARMLLPGADASTSALLQRLERLEQGVVVRGELPASTPAPIDAPGGAAQPPFAGAPSGDQAAASDGAARGGKAAAMAAARAALSRQSAGPARPVSPAPAAPASPAPVAAAPAVPASGSAGPASGSGAGSAGQASGSARHTDSGATGAEPDWNQVAAGRESAPADAGYDDEPPPWDEEPPEPDEPIRRAPAGARPPARSNAAESESSASDARRPASNAPQSGGEAPQPADDAMRPDDDATQPVGDAPDSEGIASAVRTDGRLEQVRAAWQALGQHQSKVKAMQDYGIGVREVDGELIVFAAPTQALVDRFLNWKDAIAAEFRKSPGGNWRIRCEVGGIDVPSARSGTSSRTGSGQGQGGAHPAAGGAHQGTAGPPGRAAPERNAAASSAAPERNTGRTESRPSRPEPAPAADADDEWPAPSGAAAPTRNDAGTSTPAAGQSGSAGLSGADGSGRSNSDVSRPASARTGDSGRVEAPSGDSGWPEPARPGGSGSGADDSADNEWPEPVKPGSGLASAGASVSDEDSAWPEPVRPGGGLSGGSASGNAEPHDAGEGKLSAGSGPGDALGNGDSDEAGVAGAAASGAERGVDAGVGHGDAAGHAGAGLASGGAGGGAASGGVSGGAASGGVAVSAAPRDVVAAVPPSGGKPVAARSAAMEAARAAARMGTGAVGRTAERDVSNGAAVGSAPAGARGGAAGKPGGGAAFAQARAAAAGGASTWADGSPIGEAPYDPEYDGPPSGEAALEGFDPGDEPSDEVIDEKTARASSEEQVMQLLREAFGAEKIGEL